A single genomic interval of Schistocerca americana isolate TAMUIC-IGC-003095 chromosome 2, iqSchAmer2.1, whole genome shotgun sequence harbors:
- the LOC124593856 gene encoding piggyBac transposable element-derived protein 3-like, which yields MSGFMTDADLEYIMNLPDNEFNAYIDVPDGDISDVGDEDKDETVEIDESSQAISEAAVMNFIQMVEKEDGAEISAIREEQETEYEFPKADAVRSGEVIDSQPKSDVSDNNTNEGAPFTREQEQQQQKDSVSLRTSKNEMEQFVGILLHMGIIKMPSIHLYWSNECRYSPIADVMSRTRFFQLLRYFHVVNNQDLPEANSNRDKLFKIRPLLSAFQSSLKTLPPEEYQAVDEQIIPFKGRSGLKQYIRNKPHKWGYKSFTRAGASGMMYGFEIYVGKNTCSDRGLGLSGYIVLALTETLPEKQHFKVFVDSWFSSIPLAIALKERGIDSVALSGQTGWENVP from the exons ATGTCTGGCTTTATGACTGATGCTGACCTAGAATATATTATGAATTTACCCGATAATGAGTTCAATGCATACATTGATGTCCCTGATGGGGATATATCAGATGTTGGGGACGAAGATAAAGATGAAACTGTCGAAATTGATGAAAGTTCTCAAGCTATTTCCGAAGCAGCTGTCATGAATTTCATTCAGATGGTGGAAAAGGAGGATGGAGCTGAAATTTCGGCAATTAGAGAGGAGCAAGAGACAGAATATGAATTTCCAAAG GCTGATGCAGTCAGGAGTGGTGAAGTTATTGATTCTCAGCCAAAATCAGATGTAAGCGACAACAATACAAATGAAGGAGCACCATTTACACgtgagcaggagcagcagcagcaa AAAGATTCAGTTTCTTTGCGGACGAGCAAAAATGAAATGGAGCAGTTTGTTGGTATTTTACTGCACATGGGCATAATCAAAATGCCTTCCATTCATTTATACTGGTCGAATGAGTGTAGGTATTCACCAATAGCTGATGTGATGAGCAGAACTCGCTTCTTCCAGCTACTGCGGTATTTTCATGTTGTCAATAATCAAGACTTGCCTGAAGCTAATAGTAATCGTGACAAACTCTTCAAGATTCGCCCACTTTTATCTGCATTTCAGTCATCATTGAAGACACTCCCTCCAGAAGAATACCAAGCTGTTGATGAACAGATAATACCATTCAAGGGTAGAAGCGGTTTGAAACAGTACATAAGAAATAAGCCTCACAAGTGGGGCTACAAATCTTTTACGAGAGCTGGTGCTTCAGGCATGATGTATGGTTTTGAAATTTATGTTGGCAAAAACACCTGCAGTGATAGAGGATTAGGTTTGTCTGGATATATTGTTTTGGCATTGACGGAAACATTGCCAGAGAAACAGCATTTCAAAGTGTTTGTTGATAGTTGGTTTTCTTCTATACCGTTAGCAATTGCCCTGAAAGAAAGGGGCATTGATTCTGTGGCACTATCAGGACAGACAGGATGGGAAAATGTCCCTTGA